Proteins from a single region of Candidatus Cloacimonadota bacterium:
- a CDS encoding 1-acyl-sn-glycerol-3-phosphate acyltransferase yields MRRTYAAITALVRLYMRIFWRLKIYNKERLSNLQNCIIAANHISAFDPPFIGSLVPFEIHYLAKWELFKNKLFGAFLLSVNCIPIKRGRIDKSAITRVKLVLRKKRSILIFPEGTRKSTRVKSGIGKFAIEAKTDICPVYIENSTDFWSCFLGKKRLKIVIGEKIKSDEFAGLQANKENYQKLSENVMKKILELKNEC; encoded by the coding sequence ATGCGTAGAACTTATGCAGCGATTACAGCTTTAGTTCGATTATACATGAGAATATTCTGGCGATTGAAAATATATAATAAAGAACGTTTGAGCAATTTGCAAAATTGCATAATTGCTGCTAATCACATTTCAGCTTTCGATCCGCCTTTTATTGGATCTTTGGTGCCTTTTGAAATTCACTATCTTGCAAAATGGGAACTTTTCAAGAATAAACTTTTCGGTGCATTTTTGCTCAGCGTAAATTGCATTCCAATAAAAAGAGGAAGAATTGATAAATCTGCTATAACTCGAGTAAAATTGGTGCTTCGCAAAAAACGATCTATCCTGATCTTTCCAGAAGGAACCAGAAAATCGACTCGAGTTAAATCGGGAATCGGCAAATTTGCTATCGAGGCGAAGACGGATATTTGTCCGGTTTACATCGAAAATTCAACTGATTTCTGGTCTTGTTTTCTTGGTAAAAAAAGGTTGAAAATAGTAATTGGAGAAAAAATAAAATCTGATGAATTTGCAGGTTTGCAAGCAAATAAAGAAAATTATCAGAAGCTATCAGAAAATGTAATGAAAAAAATATTAGAGTTGAAAAATGAGTGTTAG